In one Verrucomicrobiia bacterium genomic region, the following are encoded:
- a CDS encoding FlgD immunoglobulin-like domain containing protein: MTKGEQYRTTPVLDINAGCTQAPCPDVPPSNRIYRAGTSSKAVKNTTSYQVKAEQNWWGTSSPSASFFEGSVDWNPYLTSDPGPYWRLGTKEEKTTRPLAFSLGQNYPNPFNPTTTISFSLPKAEKVKLKIYNLLGQEVLTLVDGEKPAGTHQIVWNGRDENGTAVASGIYFYKLETASFKEVKRMIFLK, translated from the coding sequence TTGACTAAAGGGGAGCAGTACAGAACAACGCCGGTTTTGGATATCAACGCCGGGTGCACACAAGCTCCTTGCCCGGATGTGCCTCCCAGCAACCGGATCTATCGGGCGGGGACTTCCTCCAAGGCGGTAAAAAATACGACAAGCTATCAGGTCAAAGCGGAGCAGAATTGGTGGGGGACTTCCTCGCCCAGTGCCAGCTTTTTTGAAGGATCGGTCGATTGGAATCCCTACCTCACTTCCGACCCGGGGCCGTATTGGAGACTGGGTACCAAAGAGGAGAAAACCACACGGCCTTTGGCATTCTCACTCGGCCAAAATTATCCCAATCCCTTCAACCCGACTACAACCATCAGCTTTTCTTTGCCCAAAGCGGAGAAAGTCAAACTGAAAATTTACAACCTCCTTGGGCAGGAAGTTTTGACTTTGGTGGACGGTGAGAAACCGGCCGGAACCCATCAAATCGTCTGGAATGGCCGGGATGAAAACGGGACTGCCGTGGCCAGTGGGATTTACTTCTACAAACTTGAGACGGCCAGCTTCAAAGAAGTCAAACGGATGATCTTTTTAAAGTGA
- the bcp gene encoding thioredoxin-dependent thiol peroxidase: protein MEGMRAPDFRLRAYPDGEHTLADFRGKKVVLYFYPKDDTPGCTMEACSFRDTKSEWENAGAVVLGVSNDDWASHQNFAQKYNLNFTLLSDPDASVSKAYGVYKEKNMYGKKFWGIERTTFIIDSEGKIAKVFPRVQVDGHSAEVLETLRRI, encoded by the coding sequence ATGGAGGGGATGCGGGCCCCCGACTTTCGCCTGCGGGCCTATCCGGACGGAGAGCATACGCTGGCCGATTTCCGCGGCAAAAAAGTGGTGCTCTACTTTTATCCCAAAGACGACACCCCCGGCTGCACAATGGAGGCCTGTTCATTCCGGGACACCAAGTCGGAATGGGAAAACGCGGGGGCCGTCGTTTTGGGCGTTTCCAACGACGACTGGGCCAGCCACCAGAACTTTGCCCAGAAATACAACTTGAACTTCACCCTTCTTTCCGACCCGGACGCCTCGGTTTCCAAAGCATACGGTGTCTATAAGGAAAAGAATATGTACGGCAAGAAATTCTGGGGGATCGAGCGCACCACGTTCATTATCGATTCTGAAGGAAAAATTGCCAAGGTTTTTCCCCGCGTTCAGGTGGACGGCCACTCCGCCGAGGTTTTGGAAACCCTCCGCCGGATTTAA
- the pdxT gene encoding pyridoxal 5'-phosphate synthase glutaminase subunit PdxT: protein MRVSERSPIGVLALQGDFAKHRQALAEINLPAKEVRTAEDLNSCSALIMPGGESTTIRKMMVAEGLDTAIKKFTGTRPIMGTCAGMILLSTKVEDSTVEPLKLIDITVRRNAYGRQIHSFVDFGRVPMWDDNPKLEMVFIRAPQLVSCGPAVLPLATLGEEVVMARSEKILVLAFHPELTADRRVHKFFVEEFIEEHRGIPVAL from the coding sequence ATGAGAGTATCGGAACGCTCCCCAATCGGCGTTTTGGCCCTGCAGGGGGATTTCGCAAAACACCGGCAGGCCCTGGCAGAAATCAATTTGCCCGCCAAAGAGGTTCGCACGGCCGAGGATTTGAACTCCTGTTCGGCTTTGATAATGCCCGGCGGGGAATCGACCACCATCCGCAAAATGATGGTCGCGGAAGGGCTGGATACTGCTATCAAAAAATTCACCGGAACCCGGCCAATCATGGGCACCTGCGCGGGGATGATTCTGCTTTCGACAAAAGTGGAGGATTCCACCGTCGAGCCGTTGAAGCTGATTGACATCACCGTCCGGCGCAACGCCTACGGCCGGCAGATTCATTCCTTCGTCGACTTCGGCCGGGTGCCGATGTGGGACGACAACCCGAAGCTGGAAATGGTCTTCATCCGCGCCCCGCAGCTGGTCTCCTGCGGCCCGGCCGTGCTCCCGCTCGCCACCTTGGGGGAGGAAGTGGTGATGGCCCGCTCGGAGAAGATTCTGGTTTTGGCTTTTCATCCGGAATTGACCGCCGACCGGCGGGTGCACAAATTTTTCGTGGAGGAGTTTATCGAGGAACACCGAGGCATTCCGGTCGCTTTGTAA
- the pdxS gene encoding pyridoxal 5'-phosphate synthase lyase subunit PdxS produces MTREENWKVKVGLAEMLKGGVIMDVTTAQQAKIAEEAGACAVMALERVPADIRKEGGVARMADPKIIEEIQNAVTIPVMAKCRIGHFAEAQVLEALEVDYIDESEVLTPADEKNHIDKHDFKVPFVCGARNLGEALRRIGEGAAMIRTKGEAGSGNIVEAVRHIREVIGAIKRLTTLGEEELMSESKNLGAPYELVKEVAKTGKLPVPNFAAGGIATPADAALVMQLGSEAVFVGSGIFKSEDPAKRAKAIVMATTHYKDPKKVAEACKGLGEPMKGLDIKLIPESQLLQIR; encoded by the coding sequence ATGACCAGAGAAGAGAACTGGAAAGTTAAAGTCGGGTTGGCGGAAATGCTGAAGGGTGGGGTAATTATGGATGTCACCACCGCCCAGCAGGCCAAAATCGCCGAGGAGGCGGGGGCCTGCGCCGTGATGGCCTTGGAACGGGTGCCGGCGGACATCCGCAAGGAGGGGGGGGTGGCCCGGATGGCCGACCCCAAGATCATTGAAGAAATTCAGAACGCCGTGACCATCCCGGTTATGGCCAAATGCCGCATCGGGCATTTTGCCGAAGCACAGGTTCTGGAGGCCTTGGAAGTGGACTACATCGACGAGAGCGAAGTTTTAACGCCAGCCGACGAGAAAAACCATATCGACAAGCATGACTTCAAAGTCCCTTTCGTTTGCGGGGCGCGCAACTTAGGAGAGGCCCTGCGGCGGATTGGCGAAGGGGCGGCGATGATTCGCACCAAGGGAGAGGCCGGCTCCGGCAACATCGTGGAGGCCGTGCGACATATCCGGGAAGTTATTGGCGCCATCAAACGGCTGACCACGCTCGGTGAGGAAGAACTCATGTCCGAATCGAAAAATCTGGGTGCCCCGTATGAACTGGTTAAAGAAGTGGCCAAAACCGGCAAACTGCCGGTGCCCAACTTTGCCGCCGGCGGCATTGCCACCCCGGCTGACGCCGCCTTGGTGATGCAACTGGGGTCGGAAGCGGTTTTCGTCGGCTCCGGCATTTTCAAATCAGAAGACCCGGCCAAGCGGGCCAAAGCGATTGTAATGGCTACCACCCACTACAAAGACCCCAAAAAGGTGGCCGAGGCCTGCAAGGGACTGGGGGAGCCGATGAAGGGGCTGGATATCAAGCTGATTCCGGAAAGCCAGCTTTTGCAGATTCGATGA
- a CDS encoding OmpA family protein has translation MKRFGWALILTLATLVFASTAAFGVELKGKLGLSANGGLYKLGLTDHSDYWTMGGVVGAGLKYGLTPKWVLGVEGTGRMTWMADTSKWTDGAGFTFSNLDGGPKQKAFSVGLLGEYHFTPEKKFSPYVSLGAGLYMWKWQDSSGNTLMSNDPSLSQTGIPATDLNGQPYELKDQELYGMLGLGFAYYFSENFSWELGARGRYLSHFLTDFKDNLDIVGTGAGELDLPKLTAEVYTGFSFYFGGGAKDEDLDGVSDKKDKCPGTKIGCRVDETGCPVDSDGDGVCDGIDVCANTPKGAKVDAKGCPMDSDGDGVSDGTDKCDNTPKGCSVDATGCPTDADGDGVCDGLDKCADTPRGCTVDATGCPTDSDGDGVCDGVDQCPNTPAGSKVNAIGCVLPTVEYIPEPDKPLVLKGVNFQTGKAVLLEESKKILDEVAISLMAHPEVKVEVGGHTDATGSDAHNMNLSEQRATSVRNYLAEKGVKAENLFVKGYGETTPIADNKTAAGRAQNRRVELKRVQ, from the coding sequence ATGAAAAGGTTCGGTTGGGCGTTGATTTTAACGCTCGCAACACTCGTTTTTGCTTCCACCGCCGCTTTCGGCGTGGAATTGAAGGGGAAGCTGGGGTTATCGGCCAACGGCGGGCTTTACAAGCTGGGGTTGACCGACCATTCCGATTATTGGACAATGGGCGGGGTGGTGGGGGCCGGCCTGAAATACGGGCTTACCCCCAAATGGGTTTTGGGCGTGGAAGGAACAGGCCGCATGACCTGGATGGCGGACACCTCCAAGTGGACGGATGGGGCCGGTTTCACCTTCAGCAACCTGGACGGGGGGCCCAAGCAAAAGGCCTTTTCCGTCGGGCTTTTGGGAGAATACCATTTCACGCCGGAGAAGAAATTTTCTCCGTACGTTTCCTTGGGCGCCGGGCTTTACATGTGGAAGTGGCAGGATTCCTCCGGCAACACCCTGATGTCCAACGACCCGTCGCTTTCGCAAACGGGGATTCCCGCCACGGATTTGAACGGCCAGCCGTACGAGTTGAAGGACCAGGAGCTCTACGGGATGCTCGGGTTGGGCTTTGCCTATTATTTCAGTGAAAATTTCAGCTGGGAACTGGGGGCCCGCGGCCGCTATCTTTCCCATTTCCTGACCGACTTCAAGGACAATTTGGATATCGTGGGAACGGGCGCCGGCGAATTGGACTTGCCCAAGCTTACGGCGGAAGTGTACACCGGGTTCTCCTTCTACTTCGGCGGAGGGGCCAAGGACGAGGACTTGGATGGCGTTTCGGATAAAAAGGATAAATGCCCCGGCACCAAAATCGGCTGCCGGGTGGACGAAACCGGCTGTCCGGTCGATTCGGACGGTGACGGGGTTTGCGACGGCATTGACGTCTGCGCCAACACACCCAAGGGGGCCAAGGTGGATGCCAAGGGCTGCCCGATGGATTCCGACGGGGACGGCGTTTCGGACGGCACCGACAAGTGCGACAACACCCCCAAGGGATGTTCTGTGGACGCCACCGGCTGTCCGACGGATGCGGATGGCGACGGCGTTTGCGATGGTCTGGACAAATGTGCCGACACTCCCAGGGGCTGCACGGTGGACGCCACCGGCTGCCCGACCGATTCGGACGGCGACGGCGTTTGCGACGGGGTTGACCAGTGCCCGAACACCCCGGCCGGAAGCAAGGTGAACGCCATCGGCTGCGTGCTGCCCACGGTCGAATACATTCCTGAACCGGACAAGCCGTTGGTTTTGAAAGGGGTCAACTTCCAAACCGGCAAGGCGGTTTTGCTGGAGGAATCCAAAAAGATTCTGGATGAAGTGGCCATCAGCTTGATGGCCCATCCGGAAGTGAAAGTGGAGGTCGGGGGGCATACGGATGCCACCGGTTCGGATGCGCACAATATGAACCTTTCCGAGCAGCGGGCCACTTCCGTCCGGAACTATCTGGCGGAAAAGGGTGTGAAAGCCGAAAACCTGTTCGTCAAAGGGTACGGCGAGACCACGCCGATTGCGGATAACAAGACCGCCGCCGGCCGGGCCCAGAATCGCCGGGTGGAGTTGAAGCGGGTGCAGTAG
- the mscL gene encoding large conductance mechanosensitive channel protein MscL, with product MLKEFKAFAMQGNVMDMAIGIIIGAAFGKIVSSLVGDVLMPPIGLLMGNVDFSNLFINLSGRSFTSLAEAKAAGVPVMSYGVFINTVIDFIIVAFVIFLLVKQINRLKSHPPPAAPNTKECPHCLSNIPIKAARCAFCTAELKPA from the coding sequence ATGTTAAAAGAGTTCAAGGCGTTCGCGATGCAGGGAAATGTGATGGACATGGCAATCGGCATCATCATCGGCGCGGCCTTCGGTAAAATCGTAAGCTCCTTGGTGGGGGATGTGTTGATGCCGCCGATTGGGCTATTGATGGGGAACGTCGATTTTTCCAATTTATTCATCAATCTGTCGGGACGATCCTTCACCTCCCTGGCGGAAGCCAAAGCGGCTGGGGTGCCGGTGATGAGCTACGGTGTGTTTATAAACACTGTAATCGACTTCATCATCGTCGCCTTTGTAATTTTTCTTTTGGTCAAGCAGATAAACCGGTTGAAAAGCCATCCCCCGCCGGCCGCTCCGAACACCAAGGAGTGCCCCCACTGTCTGTCGAACATTCCGATCAAAGCCGCTCGCTGTGCTTTCTGCACGGCCGAACTTAAGCCGGCATAG
- a CDS encoding serine protease, whose protein sequence is MHKYLSKPARGWVFLVGVVLLASALLWVSCSEKQPASTRPEQAVALSAGDLGRVMAVQSRHTDRLMEIDGVVGTATGLSAAGRPVVKILLEREGVAGIPSTVDGIPVEVMVTGKIYAQALTKRYRPVPIGVSVGNNGECAAGTIGCMVEKGGQHYILSNNHVLARQNAASIGEDIVQPGRYDNKPRCANKVSTDKVADLSDFVPIVFSTSANNRVDAAIALLSTSDFTCATLPSYYGFPGTTNVTATVGLGVKKVGRTSSLSTGSVTAVNATVNVGYSAGTARFVGQILTTSISRSGDSGSLVVTNDANNNPVGLLFAGSSSVTVVNPIADVLSAFNVTICSN, encoded by the coding sequence ATGCACAAGTATCTGTCCAAACCGGCACGCGGCTGGGTCTTTTTGGTGGGCGTGGTGCTTTTGGCTTCCGCTCTTTTGTGGGTGAGTTGCAGCGAAAAGCAGCCTGCCTCCACCCGTCCGGAACAGGCCGTGGCCTTGTCGGCCGGTGATTTGGGTCGTGTTATGGCCGTTCAAAGCCGCCATACCGACCGGCTGATGGAAATTGACGGCGTGGTCGGCACGGCCACCGGGCTTTCCGCCGCTGGCCGGCCGGTGGTCAAGATTTTGCTCGAGCGGGAAGGGGTGGCCGGTATTCCATCAACCGTTGACGGCATCCCCGTCGAGGTGATGGTCACGGGGAAGATTTACGCCCAGGCTTTGACCAAGCGGTACCGCCCCGTGCCGATTGGGGTTTCGGTCGGCAATAACGGCGAATGCGCCGCCGGAACCATCGGCTGCATGGTGGAGAAGGGAGGCCAGCATTACATCTTGAGCAACAATCACGTGTTGGCCCGTCAGAACGCCGCTTCCATCGGCGAAGACATTGTCCAGCCCGGGCGCTATGACAACAAGCCGAGGTGCGCCAACAAGGTCTCCACCGACAAGGTGGCTGATTTGTCGGACTTCGTGCCGATTGTCTTTTCCACCTCGGCCAACAACCGGGTGGACGCCGCCATCGCGCTTTTGTCCACCTCCGACTTTACTTGCGCCACCCTTCCGTCGTACTACGGTTTTCCCGGCACTACCAACGTGACGGCGACGGTTGGACTGGGGGTAAAGAAAGTGGGACGGACCTCGTCGCTTTCCACCGGTTCGGTGACGGCCGTCAACGCCACGGTCAACGTGGGGTATTCCGCCGGCACGGCCCGTTTCGTAGGACAGATACTGACAACCAGCATTTCCCGCTCGGGGGATTCCGGTTCCCTGGTGGTGACCAACGATGCCAACAACAATCCGGTTGGGCTTTTGTTCGCCGGCTCCAGTTCGGTCACTGTCGTGAATCCGATTGCGGATGTGCTTTCGGCTTTCAACGTGACGATTTGCAGCAATTAG
- a CDS encoding amidohydrolase family protein encodes MPRAVLVGFFAFVLFVLALVGAEAKTTPPDGLRENTPQVFALTNARLVLSPGNTIEKGTLVIREGVIEAVGANAAVPADAVVLDMEGKTIYPGLIDSYSDWGLPKPPQRAPGGPGRRQRAQPEQPEEPRGPRYWNPNVLAHQKADKLFSADEEAAGKLREQGITTVLAVPTRGLFKGTSALVNLGEGKPNDLIVKSTVAQHISLQTNSMGDDYPNSLMGAITLVRQTLLDADWYRQAQAAWSRNPRLVRPEVNEALEALNQPVGAYVIEAGDELDFLRAAKIGKEFTLPLIVRGSGTEYLRLQAIKATGLPVILPVNFPDPPSVENPDEAVEVTLRELRLWDEAPENPKRLSEAKIPFAFTSATLKDPGNFLKNVKKTVERGLSKEAALAALTTTPARLFGVENKVGTLSAGKTANLVVTDGELFAEKTKIKETWVDGKRYEIKPDPLVDVRGKWDLTLSTGTQPEDSIVLDLKGEADGPEGNFKINKEAKLSKITLSGKRLTFSFTGDSVGFKGVVRMGGNVSADEILGTGELADGSTFTWKAKRVATFTPEPDTSKAKKPEMASFTPVYPAAEFGRPKLPEQPEYVLVKNATIWTSGPQGVIEEGDMLVRRGKVVRLGQNLSAPSGALVINAEGKHVTPGLIDCHSHSAISGNVNESGQTITAEVRIGDVVDPDDIAIYRQLAGGLTAANLLHGSANAIGGQNQVIKLRWGVSDPEEMKFEGAIPGIKFALGENPKQSNWGDQYTTRYPQTRMGVEQIIRDAFKAGLDYQKDWDDWAKNKNRIPPRRDLELETISEILQKKRIVHSHSYRQDEILMLMRVAQDFGFTIGTFQHVLEGYKVADEMARLGIGASCFSDWWAYKFEVYDAIPYNGTLMHNAGVVVSFNSDSDELARRLNLEAAKAVKYGGVPPAEALKFVTLNPAKQLRIDGRVGSLEAGKDADFVLWSQSPLSTYTVCEQTWIDGRKYFDKNEDAKLRAEVTRQRAVLTQKILAEKKSGKEGSGERGGWKRPGERKVHNCMDEEVQP; translated from the coding sequence ATGCCGCGCGCTGTTTTGGTCGGTTTTTTTGCGTTTGTGTTGTTCGTTTTAGCTTTGGTCGGAGCGGAGGCCAAAACCACCCCGCCCGATGGGCTGCGGGAAAACACCCCGCAGGTTTTTGCCTTGACCAATGCCCGGTTGGTTTTGTCCCCGGGAAACACAATTGAAAAGGGAACGCTGGTTATTCGCGAAGGGGTAATCGAGGCGGTCGGCGCCAACGCCGCCGTCCCGGCGGATGCCGTCGTGCTGGATATGGAGGGGAAGACCATCTACCCCGGGCTTATCGATTCCTACTCGGACTGGGGCTTGCCTAAACCGCCCCAGCGGGCACCGGGCGGCCCCGGACGAAGACAACGGGCTCAACCGGAGCAACCCGAAGAGCCGCGCGGCCCGCGCTACTGGAACCCCAACGTTTTGGCCCATCAAAAAGCGGATAAATTATTCTCGGCGGATGAAGAGGCCGCCGGGAAACTCCGCGAGCAGGGGATCACCACGGTCCTTGCCGTGCCGACCAGGGGGCTTTTCAAAGGAACCTCGGCTCTGGTCAATCTGGGTGAAGGAAAACCGAACGATTTAATCGTCAAATCCACCGTCGCCCAACACATCTCTTTGCAAACCAACTCGATGGGTGATGATTATCCCAATTCGTTGATGGGGGCCATCACGTTGGTTCGCCAGACCCTTCTGGACGCTGACTGGTACCGCCAGGCGCAGGCGGCTTGGAGCCGCAATCCCAGACTGGTGCGGCCGGAAGTAAATGAAGCACTCGAGGCCTTGAACCAGCCGGTCGGCGCCTATGTAATCGAGGCCGGTGACGAACTGGATTTTCTGCGGGCGGCAAAAATCGGCAAAGAGTTCACCCTGCCTTTAATCGTGCGGGGGAGCGGCACGGAGTACTTACGACTGCAGGCCATCAAGGCAACCGGTCTGCCGGTCATTTTGCCGGTCAACTTTCCCGATCCCCCTTCGGTGGAAAACCCGGATGAAGCGGTTGAAGTAACTTTGCGCGAGCTGCGTTTGTGGGATGAAGCGCCCGAGAACCCGAAACGTCTATCGGAAGCCAAAATTCCTTTCGCCTTCACCTCGGCCACCCTGAAAGACCCCGGCAATTTTTTGAAAAACGTCAAAAAAACGGTGGAACGAGGGCTTTCAAAAGAAGCTGCCTTGGCCGCCCTGACCACCACGCCAGCCCGGCTCTTCGGCGTTGAAAACAAAGTCGGAACGCTCTCGGCCGGAAAGACCGCCAACCTGGTGGTTACCGACGGGGAGCTGTTCGCCGAAAAAACCAAAATCAAGGAAACCTGGGTGGACGGCAAGCGGTACGAAATCAAGCCAGACCCCTTGGTGGATGTGCGCGGCAAGTGGGATCTAACCCTTTCAACCGGCACCCAGCCGGAGGATTCGATAGTTCTGGATTTGAAAGGGGAAGCGGACGGGCCGGAAGGAAATTTCAAAATAAATAAGGAAGCCAAGCTTTCAAAAATTACTCTTTCCGGAAAACGGTTGACCTTCTCCTTCACCGGCGATTCGGTCGGTTTCAAGGGGGTGGTGCGGATGGGGGGGAACGTTTCCGCCGATGAGATTTTGGGCACCGGAGAGTTGGCGGATGGAAGCACATTCACTTGGAAAGCCAAACGGGTGGCGACGTTCACCCCCGAACCGGACACTTCAAAGGCCAAAAAGCCGGAAATGGCCTCCTTTACGCCGGTTTATCCGGCCGCCGAATTTGGAAGGCCAAAGCTTCCCGAACAGCCGGAATATGTTTTGGTGAAAAACGCCACCATCTGGACATCCGGACCGCAGGGAGTAATCGAAGAAGGCGATATGCTGGTGCGCCGGGGGAAAGTCGTCCGCCTCGGCCAAAACCTTTCCGCCCCCTCCGGCGCGCTGGTCATCAACGCCGAAGGGAAACACGTTACCCCCGGTCTGATTGACTGCCATTCCCATTCCGCCATTTCCGGCAACGTCAACGAATCGGGACAGACGATAACAGCCGAGGTGCGCATCGGAGATGTGGTGGACCCGGACGACATCGCCATCTACCGCCAGCTGGCGGGTGGGCTTACCGCCGCCAACTTGCTCCACGGCTCGGCCAACGCCATCGGCGGGCAGAACCAGGTCATCAAGCTCCGTTGGGGGGTCTCCGACCCGGAAGAGATGAAATTTGAAGGAGCCATACCGGGAATCAAATTTGCCTTGGGCGAAAACCCCAAGCAGTCGAACTGGGGGGACCAGTACACGACCCGCTACCCACAGACCCGGATGGGGGTGGAACAAATCATCCGGGACGCCTTCAAGGCCGGCTTGGATTATCAAAAAGACTGGGACGACTGGGCCAAAAACAAAAACCGCATTCCTCCCCGCCGGGATTTGGAGCTGGAGACCATCTCCGAAATTCTGCAGAAAAAAAGGATCGTCCACTCCCATTCCTACCGGCAGGATGAGATTCTGATGCTCATGCGGGTGGCCCAGGATTTCGGCTTCACCATCGGCACCTTTCAGCATGTGCTGGAGGGATACAAAGTGGCCGACGAGATGGCCCGGCTGGGAATCGGCGCCTCCTGTTTTTCCGACTGGTGGGCCTATAAATTCGAGGTGTACGACGCCATTCCCTACAACGGGACTTTGATGCATAATGCGGGCGTGGTGGTCTCCTTCAATTCCGATTCGGACGAACTGGCCCGCCGGTTGAACCTGGAAGCAGCCAAGGCGGTCAAATACGGCGGCGTGCCACCGGCCGAGGCGCTTAAATTTGTGACCTTGAACCCGGCCAAGCAGCTACGCATCGACGGCCGGGTCGGCTCGCTGGAGGCCGGAAAGGATGCCGATTTCGTACTCTGGAGCCAAAGCCCCCTTTCCACCTATACGGTTTGCGAACAGACCTGGATTGATGGGCGGAAGTATTTCGATAAGAACGAAGATGCCAAGTTGCGTGCCGAAGTCACCCGCCAGCGCGCCGTATTGACTCAGAAAATCCTGGCGGAGAAAAAATCGGGCAAGGAGGGCTCCGGCGAACGCGGGGGCTGGAAACGCCCGGGTGAAAGAAAAGTGCACAATTGTATGGACGAGGAGGTGCAGCCGTGA
- a CDS encoding amidohydrolase family protein, with protein sequence MKKILGLTTMLGFGLAAALWGFDQRPAPPQSHPIALVGGTVHTVTGGELAGATVLFDRGKISAIGRGISLPPGAEVIDVTGRHIYPGLIDPFSNLGLTEIGAVRATNDVSETGRINPNARAEVAVNPESELIPVARANGVTTALTAPEGGIISGTAALINLDGWTWEEMTFKAPAALVVNWPQMTPQRAWWVTESEEEQKKNRERNLKELFQAFKDARAYWTAKKATARSGKSIPTDMRWEAMVPVFERKLPVLVMANNIQQIHAAIAWADEEKIKIIIGGGYDAWRAAELLKSKNIPVLVGGTLRQPARRYEDYDMAYSVPAKLYQAGVKFALFGDGGASNERNLPYHAAMASAYGLPREAALKAITLFPAEIFGVADRIGSLEVGKDATLIVTTGDPLEITTNVEIEFIQGKKVDLTSRHTQLYEKYKVKYQQKAPANGRMRAGEEEEEAK encoded by the coding sequence GTGAAAAAAATTCTTGGATTGACGACGATGCTCGGCTTCGGGCTGGCCGCCGCGCTTTGGGGCTTTGACCAGCGGCCGGCCCCACCGCAAAGCCATCCGATCGCCCTGGTCGGCGGCACGGTTCATACTGTCACCGGCGGGGAACTGGCCGGGGCTACCGTTCTTTTCGACAGGGGAAAAATCAGCGCCATCGGCCGGGGCATTTCGCTTCCACCCGGCGCGGAAGTAATCGACGTAACCGGCCGACATATTTACCCCGGGCTCATCGACCCCTTTTCCAATCTGGGGCTGACCGAAATCGGCGCCGTTCGGGCCACCAACGACGTTTCCGAAACCGGGCGCATCAATCCCAACGCCCGGGCCGAAGTGGCGGTCAATCCGGAATCGGAACTGATTCCGGTGGCTCGCGCCAACGGTGTCACCACGGCTCTGACCGCACCGGAGGGAGGAATCATTTCAGGAACGGCCGCCCTCATTAATCTGGACGGCTGGACTTGGGAAGAGATGACTTTCAAAGCCCCGGCCGCTCTGGTGGTCAACTGGCCCCAAATGACCCCCCAGCGGGCCTGGTGGGTCACGGAATCGGAGGAGGAGCAGAAGAAAAACCGGGAGCGGAACTTGAAGGAACTTTTCCAAGCGTTCAAGGATGCCCGCGCCTACTGGACGGCCAAGAAAGCGACCGCCCGAAGCGGCAAGAGCATTCCCACCGATATGCGCTGGGAGGCGATGGTTCCGGTTTTTGAAAGGAAACTGCCGGTTTTGGTGATGGCCAACAACATCCAGCAAATCCACGCTGCCATCGCTTGGGCCGATGAGGAAAAAATAAAAATCATCATCGGCGGCGGCTACGACGCCTGGCGGGCGGCTGAGCTTCTGAAATCTAAAAACATCCCGGTTCTGGTCGGCGGCACCTTGCGCCAGCCGGCACGTCGATACGAGGATTACGATATGGCCTATTCGGTTCCAGCCAAGCTCTATCAGGCCGGGGTTAAATTCGCCCTCTTCGGCGACGGCGGGGCCTCCAACGAGCGGAATCTGCCCTACCATGCGGCGATGGCCTCGGCCTATGGCTTGCCTAGGGAAGCGGCCTTGAAGGCGATTACACTCTTTCCGGCGGAAATCTTCGGTGTGGCCGACCGCATCGGCTCCTTGGAAGTGGGCAAGGATGCCACCCTCATCGTCACCACCGGCGACCCCTTGGAAATCACCACCAACGTGGAGATTGAATTTATCCAAGGGAAAAAAGTCGATTTGACTTCCCGCCACACGCAGTTGTACGAAAAATATAAGGTAAAATACCAGCAGAAAGCTCCCGCCAACGGCCGTATGCGGGCCGGGGAAGAAGAGGAAGAAGCAAAGTAA